The Acidobacteriota bacterium genome contains a region encoding:
- a CDS encoding PAS domain-containing protein has product MITRRQKIIRATIVMVAFFALYETVKTVLFPTMNVVTSHVVSTVIVGVITVVIAFYAYRQQSQLLAEREQGNQRLRTALSKAERDETLLRSILASVAEGLVITDRNSEVLLINDAARALFGLGAKPIIRLTDLSREPQLHRTLSKVLSTGEKVEAKLEVRSSAGSAEKRVLKLHAAPLRLDDEKIDGVVSAFIDITKLERLERVRQEFLSNVSHELRTPLAAITAYTETLIDGGLDDAENSLRFLNTISRNAERMRALVNDVSELSAIESGEVSLALERLPLRQFVNDVFTGLAPRALEHGVRLDNQIAEGFYMTADRRRLEQIVINLVDNAIKFNHPGGSVAVCAENAEDNQHQILRVRDTGGGIPAEHLPRVFERFYRVDRARSREAGGTGLGLAIVKHLARAHGGEAYVTSEVGVGSEFSIKLPAAAQKESISSAIAIAASD; this is encoded by the coding sequence ACATCGCACGTCGTTTCGACCGTGATCGTTGGCGTCATTACGGTGGTGATAGCCTTTTATGCTTACCGCCAGCAGAGCCAATTGCTGGCTGAACGGGAGCAGGGCAATCAACGGTTACGAACTGCGCTCAGCAAAGCAGAACGTGACGAAACCTTACTGCGTTCAATCCTCGCTTCCGTCGCCGAAGGGCTGGTTATTACCGACCGCAATTCCGAAGTCCTGCTGATCAACGACGCGGCGCGGGCGTTATTTGGCTTGGGAGCCAAACCGATTATCCGACTGACCGACCTTAGCCGGGAACCGCAACTCCATCGCACCCTTTCAAAAGTTCTTTCGACCGGCGAAAAAGTCGAAGCCAAGCTGGAAGTTCGCTCTTCCGCCGGTTCGGCGGAAAAACGTGTGCTGAAGTTGCACGCAGCGCCGCTTCGATTGGACGACGAGAAAATTGACGGCGTGGTCAGCGCCTTCATTGACATCACCAAACTGGAGCGGTTGGAACGCGTGCGGCAGGAATTTCTATCAAATGTTTCGCACGAATTGCGAACTCCACTGGCGGCAATCACGGCTTATACCGAAACACTGATTGACGGCGGACTGGATGACGCTGAAAACAGTTTGCGGTTTTTGAATACCATCAGTCGAAATGCCGAACGCATGCGCGCGCTGGTTAATGATGTTTCCGAATTGTCTGCGATTGAATCCGGCGAAGTCAGTTTGGCATTGGAACGATTACCGCTGCGCCAGTTCGTCAATGATGTATTTACCGGGTTGGCTCCGCGAGCTTTGGAGCACGGCGTGCGACTGGACAATCAGATTGCGGAAGGGTTTTATATGACCGCCGACCGTCGCCGGTTGGAACAAATCGTCATCAATCTGGTGGACAACGCCATCAAGTTTAACCATCCGGGCGGCAGCGTCGCCGTTTGCGCGGAAAATGCTGAAGACAACCAGCATCAAATTCTCCGCGTTCGGGACACGGGCGGCGGAATCCCCGCGGAACATCTGCCGCGCGTTTTTGAGCGATTTTATAGAGTGGATCGCGCTCGTTCGCGCGAAGCTGGCGGCACTGGATTGGGGCTGGCGATTGTCAAACACCTGGCGCGCGCACACGGCGGCGAAGCTTATGTGACCAGCGAAGTTGGCGTCGGTAGTGAGTTTTCAATCAAACTGCCTGCCGCGGCGCAAAAGGAATCCATTTCATCGGCAATCGCTATTGCCGCTTCAGATTAG